The nucleotide sequence GGCGCGCGTCGCGGCCATCACCGCGTCGTAGACGGAGCGCTCGCGCTCATCCAGCGACACGTGCATGACGGAGTCGGTGCGCGGCGGCAGCTCGGGGGCGACGTCGCGCTTGAGGCGCCGCAGGATGAACGGGCGGATCCGCTTGCGCAGCTGCTCCGCCGCGCCGGGGCGTCCCTCCGAGATGGGCTGCGCCACCTTCTCGTCGAACTGGCGCCGGCCGCCGAGCAGGCCGGGGTTGGCGAAGTGCATGAGGCTCCACAGCTCCTCCAGCCGGTTCTCCAGCGGCGTGCCGCTGAGCGCCAGCCGCAGGTTCGCCTTGAGTCCGAAGGCGGCGCGCGCCACCTGACTCTCGGGGTTCTTGATGGCCTGGGCCTCGTCCAGCACCACCGCGTTCCAGGTGCGTCCGGCCAGCACGGCCGCATCCAGGCGCAGGATGGCGTAGGTCGTGAGCGTGACGTCCGCGCCGTCATCCAGCGCGCGGCCGGGGCCGTGGTACGTGCTGACCTTCAGCGAAGGACGGAAGCGCTGAAGCTCCGCGGCCCAGTTGGGCAGCACGCTGGTGGGGCAGACGATGAGCGAGCGGGTGCCGAGCACGCACATCGTCTGGAGTGTCTTTCCCAGACCCATGTCGTCCGCGAGGATGCCGCCGAGCCCCGCGTCGCGCAGGAAGGCAAGCCAGCTCACGCCCTGCTGCTGATAGGGGCGCAGCGTGGCGGTGAGGTCGGCGGGGAGGGTGGGGGCCGGGAGCTTCTCGAAGCCCTCGACCAGCGGCGCCAGGCGCTCGAGTCCAGGAGGCGGGGGCTGCTCCAGCGTCTCGCAGAGCGCGGTCAGCTCGGGCAGCGCGTGGTTGGACACGCGCCCATCCGCCTGTCGCGCGGCGAGGAGATCCGCCACGCGCTGGCCATTCTTGTCGAGCCACGCGCGAGGCAGCGGCGCCCAACCGCCACCGTCGAGCGGCACGAGGCCCAGTCCCTCGGTCCAGGCGCGGAGCACGGCCGCGGCCTCCACGGTCTGCGTGCCTCCCTTGCCGCCCTCCACCTGGAACTCGAGGGTGAAGCGCACGTCGGGGACGCCCGACTCGGAGGCGCCGCCTTCGACACGCAGCGACGGGAGCAGCCGGACGTTGGGGCTGACCACGCCCGCCGCGTCACCCGTGAGGTCGCCGCGCCAGCGCCGCAGCTTGTCGGCGAAGCGCACCATCTCCTGCCCCTGCACGGTGAGCCGGCGTCCCGGGATGAGGTTCAGCTCCTCGCGGAGTTGATGCAGGAGGCGCTGCTCGGCGGCCTCGTCGCGCAGGGGGACGGCGCCGCGCAGGTAGACCATGCGGCCCGCGTCCACGCGAACCGTGGGCGGCGCGCCGTAGACGAGCGTGGGCAGCACGGACAGGCCGGAGTCGAGCTGGTTCAGCTCCATGAGGATGCGCGGCTTGAGGTCGCGGTCGATGGGCGGCAGGCGCTTGCTGCGGACCTCGACGGGGATGCGGCGGCCCAGCTCGGGCAGGACCTTGGAGGTGATTTCTCCGAGCTGCTCGGGCGCGTAGTTCCGGACGATGGGCAAGTGCTGGAGCCACGGGCCCGTCATCGACGTCTCGCCCAGGCGCGCGATGGCATCGCCACACAGCGCGACGCCCGGGCTGAGGATCTCCTCGATGCGCGCGTCCTTGGTGACGGTCACCACGAGCTGACCGCCGCGGTCCTCGACGACGGCGTGGGGCAGCACGACCTCACCGGCGATGGCGACGGGGCGACCATCGAGGAGCACGTTGCGCGAGGGCTCCAGCACGCGCAGCAGCGCCTCCAGGGACTCGGGCGAGATGGCGCCTCGCGTGCGGCGCTCGAGGAGTCGATCCGCGAGCAGGTCGGACTGCTCGACCTGGAGCGTGGCGGCCTGCGCGGGCTTGGCGAGGATGG is from Myxococcaceae bacterium JPH2 and encodes:
- a CDS encoding DEAD/DEAH box helicase: MSATAQLLEAVRKAARPGIWSNGVNLARAGAVVLQSQTESEIELRVRSPGRPVALTVALYPNDEAWECDCPSRVDPCEHVVAAAISIQQAEKQETPLAPAASKWSRIVYRFTRVDGGLQLHRAIAHADGSEEPLDGSIAAILAKPAQAATLQVEQSDLLADRLLERRTRGAISPESLEALLRVLEPSRNVLLDGRPVAIAGEVVLPHAVVEDRGGQLVVTVTKDARIEEILSPGVALCGDAIARLGETSMTGPWLQHLPIVRNYAPEQLGEITSKVLPELGRRIPVEVRSKRLPPIDRDLKPRILMELNQLDSGLSVLPTLVYGAPPTVRVDAGRMVYLRGAVPLRDEAAEQRLLHQLREELNLIPGRRLTVQGQEMVRFADKLRRWRGDLTGDAAGVVSPNVRLLPSLRVEGGASESGVPDVRFTLEFQVEGGKGGTQTVEAAAVLRAWTEGLGLVPLDGGGWAPLPRAWLDKNGQRVADLLAARQADGRVSNHALPELTALCETLEQPPPPGLERLAPLVEGFEKLPAPTLPADLTATLRPYQQQGVSWLAFLRDAGLGGILADDMGLGKTLQTMCVLGTRSLIVCPTSVLPNWAAELQRFRPSLKVSTYHGPGRALDDGADVTLTTYAILRLDAAVLAGRTWNAVVLDEAQAIKNPESQVARAAFGLKANLRLALSGTPLENRLEELWSLMHFANPGLLGGRRQFDEKVAQPISEGRPGAAEQLRKRIRPFILRRLKRDVAPELPPRTDSVMHVSLDERERSVYDAVMAATRAEVVALLNEGGSVLKALEALLRLRQAACHPALVPGQHAATSSKVQTLVEALTTAVSEGHKALVFSQWTSLLDLVEPHLKTAGIAFDRLDGTTANRGDVTSRFQGADGAPVLLMSLKAGGTGLNLTAADHVFLMDPWWNPAAEAQAADRAHRIGQERPVMVYRLVSQGTVEERILGLQEKKRALFEAALSEASAATSITRQDLLELFS